A section of the Streptomyces sp. Je 1-369 genome encodes:
- a CDS encoding NAD(P)H-dependent oxidoreductase has product MKILWVFAHPDRRSLGGSLMTEGLRTLESLGHEHRTSDLYGMGWKAVVDADDFTDDFGGPPRDRRLFVGSEQERAYRERKLSEDVRREQEKIDWADTLVFQFPLWWFGPPAILKGWFDRVLVQGFGFGVKGPEGRTLRYGDGGLAGKRALVVTSVGARESGFGPRGIHGQLDQVLFPLLHGTFWYTGMAALPPFVVYGADRLTDAGYAHSAGRLRQRLRALPGTDPLPFHEENGGAYDEDLVLRPELAPGLSGLGVHS; this is encoded by the coding sequence ATGAAGATTCTCTGGGTATTCGCACACCCCGACCGGCGCTCGCTGGGCGGCTCCCTCATGACGGAGGGACTGCGCACGCTGGAGTCGCTCGGGCACGAGCACCGCACGTCCGATCTGTACGGCATGGGGTGGAAGGCCGTGGTGGACGCCGACGACTTCACCGACGACTTCGGGGGGCCGCCGCGCGACCGGCGGCTCTTCGTGGGTTCCGAGCAGGAACGCGCGTACAGGGAGCGGAAGTTGAGCGAGGACGTGCGCCGCGAGCAGGAGAAGATCGACTGGGCGGACACGCTCGTCTTCCAGTTCCCGCTCTGGTGGTTCGGGCCGCCCGCGATCCTCAAGGGCTGGTTCGACCGCGTGCTCGTCCAGGGCTTCGGCTTCGGCGTCAAGGGGCCCGAAGGCCGGACCCTGCGGTACGGCGACGGGGGCCTCGCGGGCAAGCGCGCCCTCGTCGTCACGTCGGTCGGCGCCCGCGAGTCCGGCTTCGGGCCGCGCGGGATCCACGGCCAGCTGGACCAGGTGCTGTTCCCGCTGCTGCACGGCACGTTCTGGTACACGGGGATGGCCGCGCTCCCACCCTTCGTCGTGTACGGCGCCGACCGGCTCACGGACGCCGGGTACGCGCACAGCGCCGGACGGCTGCGCCAGCGCCTGCGCGCCCTCCCCGGCACCGACCCGCTGCCCTTCCACGAGGAGAACGGCGGCGCCTACGACGAGGACCTCGTACTGCGCCCCGAGCTCGCGC
- a CDS encoding heavy metal translocating P-type ATPase yields MGVEAADAVVTTDLAVGGMTCAACVKRVEKRLAGLDGVTATVNLATGRARVSHPPTVTPADLVTTVEQAGYTAELPEPPRPQERDPQPHPRDQRAQREQQQQHQQRQQLLITALLSLPVLVLSMAPALQFRNWQWLCFALAAPVATWGAWPFHLRALRGLRHAAATMDTLVSLGVAASFGWSAYALFLGGAGDPGMTMPFTLLPSADDGVAHVYLEAAVGVPLFVLAGRFLEARARHGTGRALRSLAGLAAKDVAVREESGAERVVPIGQLDVGQIFVVRPGERVATDGDVVEGSSAVDLSLVTGESEPVEVGPGSAVTGGAVNAGGLLLVRATAVGADTQLARITRMVTDAQAGKANAQRLADEVAGVFVPVVLSLAATVLGFWLGAGADPQAAVTACVAVLVVACPCALGLATPTALMAATGRGAQLGVLVTGPQALEALKHVDTVVLDKTGTLTSGHMSVTACTAAPDGIGKEAALRLAGAVEQGSEHPLGRAITAYARKAAPQEQLPPVREFAAQAGRGVRGVVDGHVVEVRAPGDELEGPLARALAEAEGAAHTPVLILVDGGPEALVAVGDLVRPGSYRAVDQLRRLGVRPVLATGDREATARAVAEDLGIDEVHARCTPAGKAALVRELREGGRRVAVIGDGVNDAAALAGADLGIAMGGGTDVAIGAADVTLVRGDIEAVADAVRLARRTLRTIRVNLLWAFGYNAVTVPLAAVGLLNPMVAAAAMSASSLLVVGNSLRLRTWRPARGPAPRPHRDRRQNRGGHR; encoded by the coding sequence ATGGGCGTCGAAGCGGCGGACGCCGTCGTCACCACCGATCTGGCCGTCGGCGGCATGACCTGCGCGGCCTGCGTGAAACGGGTCGAGAAGCGCCTCGCCGGACTCGACGGGGTCACCGCGACGGTCAACCTCGCGACCGGCCGCGCCCGCGTGAGCCACCCGCCGACCGTCACCCCCGCCGACCTCGTCACCACCGTCGAGCAGGCCGGATACACGGCGGAACTGCCGGAACCCCCACGGCCGCAGGAACGTGATCCACAACCGCACCCGCGGGACCAACGAGCACAGCGAGAACAGCAACAGCAGCACCAGCAGCGGCAGCAGCTCCTGATCACCGCCCTGCTCTCCCTCCCCGTGCTCGTCCTCTCCATGGCCCCCGCCCTCCAGTTCCGCAACTGGCAGTGGCTGTGCTTCGCGCTCGCCGCGCCCGTCGCCACCTGGGGCGCGTGGCCGTTCCACCTGCGCGCGCTGCGCGGGCTGCGGCACGCGGCGGCGACCATGGACACGCTGGTCTCGCTGGGTGTCGCCGCGTCCTTCGGCTGGTCGGCGTACGCGCTCTTCCTCGGCGGTGCGGGCGACCCCGGCATGACGATGCCGTTCACCCTGCTGCCCTCCGCCGACGACGGCGTCGCGCACGTCTATCTGGAGGCGGCCGTCGGTGTCCCGCTGTTCGTCCTCGCCGGGCGGTTCCTGGAGGCGCGGGCCCGGCACGGCACCGGGCGGGCGCTGCGGTCCCTCGCGGGGCTCGCGGCCAAGGACGTCGCCGTACGGGAGGAGTCCGGCGCCGAACGCGTCGTACCCATCGGGCAGTTGGACGTGGGCCAGATCTTCGTCGTACGGCCCGGTGAGCGGGTCGCGACCGACGGAGACGTGGTCGAGGGCAGCTCCGCCGTGGACCTGTCGCTGGTCACCGGGGAGAGCGAACCCGTCGAGGTCGGGCCCGGGTCCGCAGTGACCGGCGGCGCGGTCAACGCGGGCGGGCTGCTCCTCGTCCGTGCCACGGCTGTCGGCGCCGACACCCAACTGGCCAGGATCACCCGCATGGTGACCGACGCCCAGGCGGGCAAGGCGAACGCGCAGCGGCTCGCGGACGAGGTCGCGGGCGTGTTCGTGCCGGTCGTGCTCTCGCTCGCCGCCACGGTGCTCGGCTTCTGGCTCGGCGCCGGAGCCGACCCGCAGGCCGCCGTCACCGCGTGCGTGGCCGTGCTCGTCGTCGCCTGCCCGTGCGCTCTGGGCCTGGCCACGCCCACCGCCCTGATGGCCGCGACCGGCCGGGGCGCCCAGCTCGGTGTCCTGGTCACCGGGCCGCAGGCCCTCGAAGCGCTGAAGCACGTCGACACCGTCGTCCTCGACAAGACCGGCACCCTGACCTCCGGGCACATGAGCGTCACCGCGTGCACGGCGGCGCCCGACGGCATCGGCAAGGAGGCCGCGCTGCGGCTCGCCGGAGCCGTGGAGCAGGGCTCGGAACACCCGCTGGGCCGCGCGATCACCGCGTACGCGAGGAAGGCCGCCCCACAGGAACAGCTGCCGCCGGTCCGAGAGTTCGCCGCCCAGGCGGGACGGGGCGTCCGGGGCGTGGTCGACGGCCACGTCGTCGAAGTCCGGGCCCCCGGCGACGAGTTGGAGGGGCCGCTCGCCCGCGCACTGGCGGAGGCCGAGGGCGCCGCGCACACCCCCGTCCTGATCCTGGTGGACGGCGGGCCCGAGGCGCTCGTCGCCGTCGGAGACCTGGTGCGGCCCGGCAGCTACCGTGCCGTGGACCAACTGCGGCGCCTCGGAGTACGCCCCGTCCTGGCCACCGGCGACCGCGAGGCCACCGCCCGCGCCGTCGCCGAAGACCTCGGCATCGACGAAGTGCACGCCCGCTGCACACCCGCGGGAAAGGCGGCCCTCGTGCGGGAGTTGAGGGAAGGCGGCCGCCGCGTCGCGGTCATCGGTGACGGCGTGAACGACGCCGCGGCGCTCGCGGGCGCCGACCTCGGCATCGCCATGGGCGGCGGCACCGACGTGGCGATCGGCGCCGCCGACGTGACGCTCGTCCGCGGCGACATCGAGGCCGTCGCGGACGCGGTCCGCCTCGCCCGCCGCACCCTGCGCACCATCCGCGTCAACCTCCTGTGGGCCTTCGGCTACAACGCCGTCACGGTGCCGCTCGCCGCGGTGGGCCTGCTGAACCCCATGGTCGCCGCCGCGGCGATGTCGGCGAGTTCCCTGCTGGTGGTCGGCAACAGCCTGCGCCTGCGCACCTGGCGCCCGGCCCGCGGCCCGGCGCCGCGCCCGCACCGCGACCGTCGCCAGAACCGTGGAGGCCACCGATGA
- a CDS encoding copper chaperone PCu(A)C, with translation MSDTYSWRPSRRRIREGLGGALEPVAACAVALGLLTVWTGSGGAGSPARVEVADGTVFLPYGNTRESAAFFRITNSGGSGDRLTSVASPVLDDVMLARYAPTGSGAAGMRMVDSAAVPAGEGLTMSPYGLDVMVRLREPLRLGERIPFVLTFREGRTVRTEAVVIRPSYGSEERPH, from the coding sequence ATGAGCGACACGTACTCCTGGCGGCCCTCCCGCCGCAGGATCCGCGAAGGACTCGGCGGCGCGCTCGAACCCGTCGCCGCCTGCGCCGTCGCCCTGGGGCTGCTCACCGTGTGGACCGGCTCCGGTGGCGCGGGCAGTCCCGCCCGGGTCGAGGTCGCCGACGGGACGGTCTTCCTGCCGTACGGCAACACGCGCGAGAGCGCGGCGTTCTTCCGGATAACCAACTCCGGCGGCTCCGGCGACCGGTTGACCTCCGTGGCGTCACCCGTGCTCGACGACGTGATGCTCGCCCGGTACGCGCCCACGGGCAGCGGCGCCGCCGGTATGCGCATGGTGGACTCCGCCGCCGTCCCGGCAGGCGAGGGCCTCACCATGTCGCCGTACGGCCTGGACGTCATGGTGCGTCTGCGCGAGCCGCTGCGCCTCGGCGAACGCATCCCCTTCGTCCTCACCTTCCGTGAGGGCAGGACCGTCAGGACGGAAGCGGTCGTGATCCGCCCGTCCTACGGGAGCGAGGAACGGCCCCACTAA
- a CDS encoding M55 family metallopeptidase: MKILISADMEGATGVTWPADVLPGTPQWERCRAMFTSDVNAAVLGFFDGGADDVLINEAHWTMRNLLLENLDDRVEMLTGRHKSLSMVEGVQHDDVDGIAFIGYHAGAGMEGVLAHTYLANQITGVWVNGVRASEGLLNSHVVAEYGVPVVLVTGDDLACEDALGYAPGALKVAVKDHVSRYAAVCRTPARTAADIRAAAKEAAALAVRHEPVHDGPFTIEVEFDAEHLSMASTVVPGVRRTGERKVAYDSETMYEGIRTFKAVTTIASAAVEEQYG, translated from the coding sequence GTGAAGATCCTGATCAGCGCCGACATGGAGGGCGCCACCGGCGTGACCTGGCCGGCCGACGTGCTGCCCGGCACCCCGCAGTGGGAGCGGTGCCGGGCGATGTTCACCTCGGACGTCAACGCCGCCGTGCTCGGGTTCTTCGACGGCGGCGCCGACGACGTGCTCATCAACGAGGCGCACTGGACCATGCGCAACCTGCTACTGGAGAACCTGGACGACCGGGTGGAAATGCTCACCGGACGCCACAAGTCGCTCTCCATGGTGGAGGGCGTGCAGCACGACGACGTCGACGGCATCGCGTTCATCGGCTACCACGCGGGCGCCGGCATGGAGGGCGTCCTCGCGCACACCTACCTCGCCAACCAGATCACCGGCGTGTGGGTCAACGGCGTCCGGGCCAGCGAGGGGCTGCTCAACTCCCACGTCGTCGCCGAGTACGGCGTCCCCGTCGTGCTCGTCACCGGCGACGACCTGGCCTGCGAGGACGCCCTCGGCTACGCGCCCGGCGCGCTCAAGGTCGCCGTCAAGGACCACGTCTCGCGGTACGCCGCGGTCTGCCGCACCCCGGCCCGCACCGCCGCGGACATCCGCGCCGCGGCCAAGGAAGCCGCCGCGCTGGCCGTGCGCCACGAACCGGTGCACGACGGGCCGTTCACCATCGAGGTCGAGTTCGACGCCGAGCACCTCTCCATGGCGTCGACCGTCGTGCCGGGTGTGCGCCGTACGGGGGAGCGCAAGGTCGCTTACGACAGCGAGACGATGTACGAGGGGATCCGTACCTTCAAGGCGGTTACGACGATCGCCTCTGCCGCCGTGGAGGAGCAGTATGGCTGA
- a CDS encoding M20/M25/M40 family metallo-hydrolase — translation MADQQVQDVEQKPGEHVDARALDEVVTFTSELIRIDTTNRGGGDCRERPAAEYAAERLAEAGLEPLLLERTPGRTNVVARIEGTDPGADALLVHGHLDVVPAEAADWSVDPFSGEIRDDVVWGRGAIDMKNMDAMILSVVRQWARAGVRPRRDLVIAFTADEEASAADGSGFLTDRHAALFEGCTEGISESGAFTFHDGRGNQIYPIAAGERGTGWLKLTARGKAGHGSKVNHANAVSRLAGAIARIGEHRWPVRLTPTVHASLVELAALYGLETDPDAPGYDVDAFLEKLGPTADLVAPTVRNSANPTMLQSGYKVNVIPGEAVAYVDGRFLPGGEEEFQRTLDRLTGPDVDWEFHHREVALQAPVDSPTYARMRAAVGEFAPEGHVVPYCMSGGTDAKQFSRLGITGYGFSPLRTPEGFDYQALFHGVDECVPVDALHFGVRVLDRFLRTA, via the coding sequence ATGGCTGACCAGCAAGTGCAGGACGTGGAGCAGAAGCCCGGCGAACACGTGGACGCGCGGGCGCTCGACGAGGTCGTGACGTTCACCTCCGAGCTCATCCGCATCGACACCACCAACCGAGGCGGCGGCGACTGCCGCGAGCGGCCCGCCGCCGAGTACGCGGCCGAGCGCCTCGCCGAAGCGGGCCTCGAACCCCTGCTCCTGGAGCGCACCCCGGGCCGCACCAACGTCGTCGCCCGTATCGAGGGCACGGACCCGGGCGCCGACGCCTTGCTCGTCCACGGGCACCTCGACGTCGTGCCCGCGGAGGCCGCCGACTGGAGCGTCGACCCGTTCTCCGGCGAGATCCGCGACGACGTCGTCTGGGGGCGCGGCGCCATCGACATGAAGAACATGGACGCGATGATCCTGTCCGTCGTCCGGCAGTGGGCCCGCGCGGGGGTGCGGCCCCGGCGCGACCTCGTGATCGCGTTCACCGCCGACGAGGAGGCCAGCGCCGCCGACGGTTCGGGCTTCCTCACCGACCGTCACGCCGCGCTCTTCGAGGGCTGCACGGAAGGCATCAGCGAGTCGGGGGCCTTCACCTTCCACGACGGCCGCGGCAACCAGATCTACCCCATCGCGGCGGGAGAGCGTGGTACCGGCTGGCTCAAGCTCACCGCGCGCGGCAAGGCGGGCCACGGCTCGAAGGTCAATCACGCCAACGCGGTCAGCAGGCTGGCCGGCGCCATCGCCCGCATCGGCGAGCACCGCTGGCCGGTCCGGCTCACCCCGACCGTGCACGCCTCGCTCGTCGAACTGGCCGCGCTGTACGGCCTGGAGACCGACCCCGACGCGCCGGGCTACGACGTGGACGCCTTCCTGGAGAAGCTCGGTCCGACCGCCGACCTCGTCGCGCCGACCGTCCGCAACAGCGCCAATCCGACGATGCTGCAGTCGGGTTACAAGGTCAATGTGATCCCTGGGGAGGCAGTGGCGTACGTGGACGGCCGCTTTCTGCCCGGCGGCGAGGAAGAGTTCCAACGAACGCTTGACCGACTCACGGGGCCTGACGTCGACTGGGAGTTCCACCACCGCGAGGTGGCGCTGCAGGCGCCGGTCGACTCGCCGACGTACGCGCGCATGAGGGCGGCCGTCGGGGAGTTCGCGCCGGAGGGCCACGTCGTGCCGTACTGCATGTCGGGCGGCACGGACGCCAAGCAGTTCTCGCGGCTCGGCATCACCGGCTACGGCTTCTCGCCGCTGAGGACACCGGAGGGCTTCGACTACCAGGCGCTCTTCCACGGAGTCGACGAGTGCGTCCCGGTCGACGCGCTGCACTTCGGCGTCCGAGTCCTCGACCGCTTTCTGCGTACGGCCTAG
- a CDS encoding prolyl oligopeptidase family serine peptidase yields MQTLAYGSWPSPIDAELAATHDGAPGFVGFVGAETWWTAPRPTEGGRRALVRRLPDGEERTVLPAPWNVRSRVVEYGGRPWAGAERPEGPLVVFVDFADQRLYAYEPDAPGAEPRPLTPVSGIGGGLRWVDPVLRLDRGEVWCVLEEFTGEAPTDVRRVIAAVPLDGTAAADRDAVRELSDGRHRFVTGPRLSPDGAHAAWLGWDHPRMPWDGTELTLAAVREDGTFGPARTFAGGPEESVAQVEWAHDGRLLFSSDRTGWWNLYRADPRDTGDTGGDSVYVQPLCPREEEFAGPLWQVGWNWFAPLESGLIAVVHGTGATALGILDPETGEVVDAAGPWTEWASTVAAHGSRVTGVAASPRSAYEVVELDTCTGRARVVGAAHDDPVDPAYYPEPHIRTFYGPAGREIHAHLYPPHHPGHVAPDDELPPYVVWAHGGPTGRAPLVLDLAIAYFTSRGIGVAEVNYSGSTGYGRAYRNRLREQWGIADVDDCAAVALALADEGTADRARLAVRGGSAGGWTAAASLTCTDVYACGTISYPVLDLTAFASGETHDLESKYLESLVGPLDTEPGRYEERSPARHAELITAPFLLLQGLDDVICPPAQSERFLARMEGRGVPHAYIAFEGEGHGFRRADTMVRALEAELSLYAQVFRIDVAGRVPTLELAK; encoded by the coding sequence ATGCAGACCCTGGCGTACGGATCATGGCCGTCGCCGATCGATGCCGAGCTCGCCGCGACCCACGACGGCGCTCCGGGGTTCGTGGGCTTCGTCGGCGCCGAGACCTGGTGGACGGCGCCGCGCCCCACCGAGGGGGGCCGGCGCGCGCTGGTGCGGCGGCTGCCCGACGGCGAGGAGCGGACGGTGCTGCCCGCGCCGTGGAACGTACGCAGCCGCGTCGTCGAGTACGGCGGCCGTCCCTGGGCCGGGGCCGAGCGCCCCGAGGGCCCGCTCGTGGTCTTCGTCGACTTCGCCGACCAGCGCCTGTACGCGTACGAGCCGGACGCCCCCGGCGCCGAACCGAGACCCCTGACCCCGGTCTCCGGCATCGGCGGCGGGCTGCGCTGGGTCGACCCCGTGCTGCGCCTTGACCGGGGCGAAGTCTGGTGCGTCCTGGAGGAGTTCACCGGCGAGGCACCGACCGACGTACGCCGCGTCATCGCCGCGGTGCCGCTCGACGGAACGGCGGCAGCGGACCGCGACGCCGTGCGCGAACTGTCCGACGGCAGGCACCGGTTCGTCACCGGGCCACGCCTGTCGCCCGACGGCGCCCACGCCGCCTGGCTCGGCTGGGACCACCCGCGCATGCCGTGGGACGGCACAGAGCTGACGCTCGCCGCGGTGCGCGAGGACGGCACGTTCGGTCCGGCCCGTACGTTCGCGGGCGGCCCCGAGGAGTCGGTCGCGCAGGTCGAATGGGCCCACGACGGGCGGCTGCTGTTCTCCAGCGACCGCACGGGCTGGTGGAACCTGTACCGGGCGGACCCGCGTGACACCGGCGACACCGGCGGCGACTCCGTCTACGTACAGCCGCTCTGTCCGCGCGAGGAGGAGTTCGCGGGACCGCTGTGGCAGGTCGGCTGGAACTGGTTCGCCCCGCTGGAGAGCGGACTGATCGCCGTCGTGCACGGCACGGGCGCCACCGCCCTCGGCATACTCGACCCCGAGACGGGCGAGGTCGTCGACGCCGCGGGACCCTGGACGGAGTGGGCCTCGACGGTCGCCGCGCACGGCTCGCGCGTCACCGGCGTCGCCGCGAGCCCCCGCAGCGCGTACGAAGTCGTGGAGCTGGACACCTGCACCGGCCGCGCCCGCGTCGTCGGCGCCGCCCACGACGACCCGGTGGACCCCGCGTACTACCCGGAACCACACATCCGCACCTTCTACGGCCCCGCCGGACGCGAGATCCACGCGCACCTCTACCCGCCCCACCACCCCGGCCACGTCGCGCCCGACGACGAACTGCCGCCCTACGTGGTGTGGGCGCACGGCGGCCCCACCGGCCGCGCGCCCCTCGTGCTCGACCTGGCCATCGCCTACTTCACCTCGCGCGGCATCGGCGTCGCCGAGGTCAACTACAGCGGCTCCACCGGGTACGGCCGCGCCTACCGCAACCGGCTGCGCGAACAGTGGGGCATCGCCGACGTCGACGACTGCGCCGCCGTCGCCCTCGCCCTCGCCGACGAGGGGACCGCCGACCGCGCCCGCCTCGCAGTCCGCGGCGGCAGCGCGGGCGGCTGGACCGCCGCCGCCTCCCTGACCTGCACGGACGTCTACGCCTGCGGCACGATCAGCTACCCCGTCCTCGACCTCACCGCGTTCGCGTCGGGGGAGACCCACGACCTGGAATCAAAGTACCTGGAGTCCCTCGTGGGCCCGCTCGACACCGAGCCGGGGCGGTACGAGGAACGCTCACCGGCCCGCCACGCCGAACTCATCACCGCGCCGTTCCTGCTCCTCCAGGGCCTCGACGACGTCATCTGCCCGCCCGCCCAGTCCGAGCGGTTCCTCGCCAGGATGGAGGGGCGCGGCGTCCCGCACGCCTACATCGCCTTCGAGGGCGAGGGGCACGGATTCCGCCGCGCCGACACCATGGTCCGCGCGCTGGAGGCCGAACTCTCCCTGTACGCGCAGGTGTTCAGGATCGACGTCGCGGGACGCGTCCCCACCCTGGAGCTCGCCAAGTGA
- a CDS encoding S66 peptidase family protein, with the protein MIPLVRPPRLTPGARVAVVAPSGPVPDDRLDAGLDILRGWDLEPVVAPHVRDRHPEFGYLAGTDADRARDLEQAWCDPSVAAVFCARGGYGAQRMVDLVDWQAMRRATGVAGPKVFLGYSDITALHEAFATRLGVATLQGPMTATVGFLKNARAQDHLRTTLFAPEEARVIRADSPHARALVGGRARGVTFGGCVSLLAADLGTPTARTSARGGLLCIEDIGEEAYRMDRILTQLLRARLLDGVAGVALGSWEECGDRDELRALFADRLGGLGVPVAEELGFGHCDGALTVPFGVAAELDADAGTLTLDEPALV; encoded by the coding sequence GTGATACCCCTCGTACGGCCTCCGCGCCTCACGCCCGGCGCGCGGGTGGCCGTCGTCGCACCGAGCGGACCTGTCCCCGACGACCGCCTCGACGCGGGCCTGGACATCCTGCGCGGCTGGGACCTGGAACCCGTCGTCGCACCCCATGTCCGCGACCGCCACCCCGAGTTCGGCTATCTCGCGGGGACGGACGCCGACCGCGCCCGCGACCTGGAACAGGCGTGGTGCGACCCGTCCGTGGCCGCCGTGTTCTGCGCCCGCGGCGGATACGGCGCCCAGCGCATGGTGGACCTCGTCGACTGGCAGGCGATGCGGCGCGCGACCGGCGTCGCCGGGCCCAAGGTGTTCCTCGGCTACAGCGACATCACCGCCCTGCACGAGGCCTTCGCCACCCGCCTCGGCGTCGCCACCCTGCAGGGCCCGATGACCGCCACGGTCGGCTTCCTCAAGAACGCCCGCGCCCAGGACCACCTGCGCACCACGCTCTTCGCGCCCGAGGAGGCCCGCGTCATCCGGGCCGACTCCCCGCACGCGAGGGCCCTCGTCGGCGGCCGGGCCAGGGGTGTCACGTTCGGCGGCTGTGTGTCGCTGCTCGCCGCCGACCTCGGCACGCCCACGGCCAGGACATCCGCCCGCGGGGGCCTGCTCTGTATCGAGGACATCGGCGAGGAGGCGTACCGCATGGACCGGATCCTCACCCAACTCCTGCGCGCCCGCTTGCTCGACGGGGTGGCCGGGGTCGCGCTCGGGTCGTGGGAGGAGTGCGGGGACCGCGACGAGCTGCGGGCGCTCTTCGCGGACCGGCTCGGCGGGCTCGGCGTGCCGGTGGCGGAGGAGCTCGGGTTCGGGCACTGCGACGGGGCGCTGACCGTGCCGTTCGGGGTGGCGGCCGAACTCGACGCGGACGCCGGGACGTTGACACTGGACGAGCCCGCGCTCGTCTGA
- a CDS encoding CocE/NonD family hydrolase: MSRRRALTLATAAALAAPLALAAPAPASATGQYTVTALKFTVQAGGRSCTIDADLYRPAGVDAAHPAPAVVTTNGFGGSKSDGTAATGKAFAERGYVSLVYSGLGFGKSGCLISLDDPETDGRAASGLIDFLGGKRAADDGTKADYVTADAEGDPRVGMIGGSYGGAVQLATAAVDHRVDALVPMITWNDLAYSLDPNNAADRGVPGAAKWQWMNGFYLIGEGQPLLVPSLDPSRINRLGCLHFVTKACDTIRTLNSGRYPADKTEALQKFARGVSPVSYLGKVKTPTLLVQGQADSLFNLNEAEATYKTLKKQGTTAKMIWQSWGHSGGRTDPASGELNLGAGNLETSYVGKRVLAWFDRYLHQKKGVDTGPAFSYYRDWIGDPNETYATASDVPARNRTLYLSGDGKLVDHREKVTRGSREYRNWLIPTSHSESSLAGMIGLPDPAPHDTRGTYLDWTTEPLTDAVDVVGAPEATLKVISPRTERVQHSGDAADKLVLFAKLYDVAPDGKKTLVHRLVSPVRVPDVTEPFKVTLPGIVHRYEKGHRLQFVVAASDGAYGGNRGVKPVTVTSAPEDTGVLKLPVVRH, encoded by the coding sequence TTGTCCCGTCGCCGTGCCCTGACCCTCGCCACCGCGGCGGCACTCGCCGCGCCGCTCGCCCTCGCCGCACCCGCCCCAGCGAGCGCGACGGGCCAGTACACCGTCACCGCCCTGAAGTTCACCGTCCAGGCGGGCGGTCGCAGCTGCACCATCGACGCGGACCTGTACCGGCCCGCCGGAGTGGACGCCGCGCACCCCGCGCCGGCCGTCGTCACCACGAACGGGTTCGGCGGCAGCAAGTCCGACGGGACCGCGGCGACCGGCAAGGCGTTCGCCGAGCGCGGCTACGTCTCGCTCGTCTACTCCGGCCTCGGCTTCGGCAAGTCGGGCTGTCTGATCTCCCTCGACGACCCGGAGACCGACGGCAGGGCGGCCTCCGGGCTCATCGACTTCCTCGGCGGCAAGCGGGCCGCCGACGACGGGACCAAGGCCGACTACGTCACCGCCGACGCCGAAGGAGACCCGCGCGTCGGCATGATCGGCGGATCGTACGGCGGCGCCGTACAGCTGGCGACGGCCGCCGTGGACCACCGCGTCGACGCCCTCGTCCCGATGATCACCTGGAACGACCTGGCGTACTCCCTCGACCCGAACAACGCGGCGGACCGCGGCGTCCCGGGCGCCGCCAAGTGGCAGTGGATGAACGGGTTCTACCTCATCGGCGAGGGCCAGCCCCTGCTCGTCCCCAGCCTGGACCCGTCCCGCATCAACCGCCTGGGCTGCCTGCACTTCGTCACCAAGGCCTGCGACACGATCCGCACGCTCAACTCCGGGCGCTACCCGGCCGACAAGACCGAGGCGCTCCAGAAGTTCGCGCGCGGCGTCTCCCCGGTCTCCTACCTCGGCAAGGTGAAGACGCCGACGCTGCTCGTCCAGGGGCAGGCCGACAGCCTCTTCAACCTCAACGAGGCCGAGGCGACGTACAAGACGCTGAAGAAGCAGGGCACCACCGCCAAGATGATCTGGCAGTCCTGGGGGCACAGCGGCGGCAGGACCGACCCGGCGTCCGGCGAGCTCAACCTCGGCGCGGGCAACCTGGAGACCTCCTACGTCGGCAAGCGCGTCCTCGCCTGGTTCGACCGCTACCTCCACCAGAAGAAGGGCGTCGACACCGGCCCCGCCTTCTCCTACTACCGCGACTGGATCGGCGACCCGAACGAAACCTACGCCACCGCGTCCGACGTCCCCGCGCGCAACCGCACGCTCTACCTGTCCGGCGACGGCAAGCTCGTCGACCACCGCGAGAAGGTGACCCGCGGCAGCCGCGAGTACCGGAACTGGCTCATCCCCACCAGCCACTCCGAGTCCTCGCTCGCCGGGATGATCGGCCTGCCCGACCCGGCACCGCACGACACCAGGGGCACCTACCTCGACTGGACGACCGAACCCCTCACCGACGCCGTGGACGTCGTGGGCGCGCCCGAGGCGACCCTCAAGGTGATCTCGCCGAGGACGGAGCGCGTGCAGCACTCCGGAGACGCCGCCGACAAACTCGTCCTCTTCGCGAAGCTGTACGACGTCGCGCCCGACGGCAAGAAGACCCTCGTCCACCGCCTCGTATCGCCGGTGCGGGTGCCGGACGTCACCGAGCCGTTCAAGGTGACGCTGCCCGGCATCGTGCACCGCTACGAGAAGGGCCACCGGTTGCAGTTCGTCGTGGCGGCGAGCGACGGGGCGTACGGCGGCAACCGGGGCGTCAAGCCCGTCACCGTGACCAGCGCGCCCGAGGACACCGGGGTCCTGAAGCTGCCGGTGGTGCGCCACTGA